A genome region from Akkermansiaceae bacterium includes the following:
- a CDS encoding pyruvate, phosphate dikinase: MATKKKTAASKPAAKKSAAKAKSSAKATKYVYTWGAGKADGHGKMKELLGGKGANLAEMTLIGLPVPAGFTITTEVCTYYYDHKKTYPKVLRSQMEAGVANMEKIMGYKFGDDKGFPLLLAVRSGARDSMPGMMDTVLNLGLNDKTVAALAKATSNERFAWDCYRRFIQMYGDVVLGVQKLPSEDHEPFEHAIESFKHEKYGKDIVDSELTAEDNKEMVAIFKKLVLDRTGKGFPEDPWEQLEGAAGAVFSSWMNDRAIVYRRKYGIPAAWGTAVNVQAMVFGNTGKNSGSGVAFTRNPANGENVLYGEFLVNAQGEDVVAGVRTPDAVAGMAKALPGAFKDLMKVRAILEKHFRDVQDVEFTIQEGKLFMLQTRNGKRTAAAALKFAADMVKEKLIDWQTAVLRNPADQLDALLAPVFDIAETKKATIIAKGLPAGPGAASGKVYLNADRAEAAAQRGEKVLLVRVETSPEDLRGMIAAEGILTSRGGVSSHAALVARQMGKVCVCGASGVEVDYEKKTVKAGGLTFKEGDYLSIDGTAGTVYAGELATEPSEIITGLIYNKKASQGTEKFKNFVQLMDWCSQATRMGVRTNADTPEQVKNAVAFGAEGIGLTRTEHMFFEGDRIDAMREMILATNEPARKKALKKLLPHQRKDFFGIFKALEGKPATIRLLDPPLHEFLPHSKEQQMDLARKLGVRVEEIMQRVHDLHEFNPMLGHRGCRLAISYPEIAEMQAQAIFEAAAMCVSKGIPVKPEVMVPLVGYARELELQVEIIHRVAKEVKAAKGVKFDYLVGTMIEVPRGCVTADEIAQHAEFFSFGTNDLTQTALGVSRDDMGSFLNSYQENDIYPKNPFASLDTTGVGHLMEIAVAKGRSTKKNIKLGICGEHGGDPDSVTFCHKLGLAYVSCSPYRVPVARLAAAQAAINDGTAPKAPAKKKAKKKPAKKAAKKS, encoded by the coding sequence ATGGCAACCAAGAAGAAAACCGCCGCCAGCAAACCGGCCGCGAAGAAATCCGCAGCGAAAGCAAAGAGCTCCGCAAAAGCTACGAAGTACGTTTACACCTGGGGCGCAGGCAAGGCCGACGGCCACGGCAAGATGAAGGAGCTGCTTGGCGGCAAAGGCGCGAACCTCGCCGAGATGACCCTCATCGGTCTTCCGGTTCCCGCGGGCTTCACCATCACCACCGAGGTCTGCACCTACTACTACGACCATAAGAAAACCTACCCGAAAGTCCTCCGCTCCCAGATGGAAGCAGGCGTGGCCAACATGGAAAAAATCATGGGCTACAAGTTCGGCGACGACAAAGGCTTCCCTCTTCTTCTCGCGGTCCGCTCCGGCGCGCGCGACTCCATGCCCGGCATGATGGACACCGTCCTCAACCTCGGCCTCAATGACAAGACCGTCGCCGCTCTCGCGAAGGCCACCAGCAACGAGCGTTTCGCATGGGACTGCTACCGCCGTTTCATCCAGATGTATGGCGACGTCGTTCTCGGCGTGCAGAAGCTTCCCTCCGAAGACCACGAGCCATTCGAGCACGCCATCGAGTCTTTCAAGCATGAGAAGTATGGGAAAGACATCGTCGATTCCGAGCTGACTGCTGAGGACAACAAGGAGATGGTCGCCATCTTCAAGAAGCTCGTGCTCGACCGCACCGGAAAAGGTTTCCCGGAAGATCCATGGGAGCAGCTCGAGGGTGCAGCAGGTGCCGTCTTCAGCTCGTGGATGAACGACCGCGCGATCGTCTATCGCCGCAAATACGGCATCCCCGCCGCGTGGGGCACCGCCGTCAACGTCCAGGCCATGGTCTTCGGAAACACCGGCAAGAACTCCGGCTCCGGAGTTGCCTTCACCCGCAACCCCGCCAACGGCGAAAACGTTCTCTACGGTGAGTTCCTCGTCAACGCACAGGGTGAGGATGTCGTCGCCGGTGTCCGCACCCCGGATGCCGTCGCAGGCATGGCCAAGGCGCTCCCCGGCGCGTTCAAGGATCTGATGAAAGTCCGCGCCATCCTTGAAAAACATTTCCGCGATGTGCAGGACGTCGAGTTCACGATCCAGGAAGGCAAGCTTTTCATGCTCCAGACCCGGAACGGCAAGCGCACCGCCGCCGCCGCGCTCAAGTTCGCCGCCGACATGGTGAAGGAAAAGCTCATCGACTGGCAGACCGCCGTCCTGCGCAACCCCGCCGACCAGCTCGACGCGCTCCTCGCCCCGGTCTTCGACATCGCCGAGACCAAGAAGGCGACCATCATCGCCAAGGGTCTGCCCGCCGGCCCGGGTGCCGCTTCCGGGAAAGTTTATCTCAATGCGGATCGCGCAGAGGCTGCCGCCCAACGTGGTGAGAAAGTTCTCCTCGTCCGCGTGGAGACATCCCCGGAAGACCTTCGCGGGATGATTGCTGCGGAAGGCATCCTCACCTCGCGTGGCGGTGTTTCCTCGCACGCGGCTCTCGTCGCCCGCCAGATGGGCAAGGTCTGCGTCTGCGGCGCCTCCGGTGTCGAGGTGGATTACGAAAAGAAAACCGTCAAGGCTGGCGGCCTCACCTTCAAGGAGGGCGACTACCTCTCCATCGACGGAACCGCAGGAACAGTCTATGCTGGTGAGCTCGCCACCGAGCCATCCGAGATCATCACCGGTCTCATCTACAATAAGAAGGCCTCCCAGGGCACCGAGAAGTTCAAGAACTTCGTCCAGCTCATGGACTGGTGCTCCCAGGCAACCCGCATGGGCGTCCGCACCAACGCCGACACCCCGGAGCAGGTCAAGAACGCCGTCGCATTCGGCGCGGAAGGCATCGGCCTCACCCGTACCGAGCACATGTTCTTCGAGGGCGACCGCATCGACGCGATGCGCGAGATGATCCTCGCCACCAACGAGCCAGCCCGCAAAAAGGCGCTCAAGAAGCTCCTCCCGCACCAGCGCAAGGACTTCTTCGGCATCTTCAAGGCGCTGGAAGGCAAGCCCGCCACGATCCGCCTCCTGGATCCGCCGCTCCACGAGTTCCTCCCGCACTCCAAGGAGCAGCAGATGGATCTCGCCCGCAAGCTCGGTGTCCGCGTCGAGGAGATCATGCAGCGCGTGCACGACCTCCACGAGTTCAACCCGATGCTTGGTCACCGTGGCTGCCGTCTTGCCATTTCCTATCCGGAAATCGCCGAGATGCAGGCACAGGCGATCTTCGAGGCCGCCGCGATGTGCGTTTCCAAAGGCATCCCGGTGAAGCCCGAGGTGATGGTTCCGCTCGTCGGCTACGCCCGCGAGCTGGAGCTTCAGGTGGAGATCATCCACCGAGTCGCCAAGGAGGTGAAGGCCGCCAAGGGCGTGAAGTTCGACTATCTCGTCGGCACGATGATCGAGGTGCCCCGTGGTTGCGTCACCGCAGATGAGATCGCGCAGCACGCGGAGTTCTTCTCCTTCGGCACGAACGACCTCACCCAGACCGCACTCGGCGTCAGCCGGGACGACATGGGCTCGTTCCTCAACAGCTACCAGGAAAACGACATCTATCCGAAGAACCCCTTCGCCTCGCTCGACACCACAGGAGTTGGCCATCTCATGGAGATCGCCGTCGCCAAAGGCCGCTCGACCAAGAAAAACATCAAGCTCGGCATCTGCGGTGAGCACGGTGGCGATCCGGATTCGGTGACCTTCTGCCACAAGCTCGGCCTCGCCTACGTTTCCTGCTCGCCGTACCGCGTGCCCGTCGCCCGCCTCGCCGCCGCCCAGGCAGCGATCAACGACGGCACCGCCCCCAAGGCGCCCGCCAAGAAGAAGGCCAAGAAAAAGCCAGCCAAGAAGGCCGCGAAGAAAAGCTAA
- a CDS encoding 2-hydroxyacid dehydrogenase, with product MEIAFYDTKPYDRTHFEPEARGNGMTIRYHDFRLSGETASSAAGAQAVCVFVNDIVNRRCLELLSAGGVGLVALRCAGFNNVDLAAADELGVTVIRVPSYSPHAVAEHTVALLLALNRKIHRAYNRVREQNFSLSGLVGFDLHGKTVGIIGTGKIGRITAQIFRGFGCRVLANDMLPAPEWAAVHGIEYTAAKALLETSDVISLHLPLTPATHHLIDASAIRSMKPGAYLVNTSRGKLVDTSALIGALKSGHLGGAALDVYEEEEGIFFEDHSGMVLQDDELARLITFPSVLITAHQAFLTKEALAEIARVTVGNCATFLKGESLPAGFAP from the coding sequence ATGGAAATAGCTTTCTACGATACCAAGCCCTACGACAGAACCCACTTCGAGCCTGAGGCGCGGGGAAACGGGATGACGATCCGTTACCATGATTTCCGCCTCTCCGGCGAGACCGCTTCCTCCGCCGCGGGCGCACAGGCGGTTTGCGTGTTCGTCAACGACATCGTGAACCGGCGCTGCCTGGAGCTTCTCTCCGCCGGGGGAGTCGGGCTCGTGGCCTTGCGCTGCGCCGGATTCAACAACGTGGATCTCGCCGCCGCCGACGAGCTCGGCGTCACCGTGATCAGGGTTCCGAGCTACTCGCCCCATGCCGTGGCGGAGCACACCGTTGCGCTCCTCCTCGCCCTCAACCGGAAGATCCACCGCGCATACAACCGTGTCCGCGAGCAGAATTTCTCCCTCAGCGGACTCGTCGGTTTCGATCTCCATGGCAAGACCGTCGGCATCATCGGCACCGGCAAGATCGGCCGCATCACGGCACAGATTTTCCGCGGCTTCGGTTGCCGCGTCCTCGCCAATGACATGTTGCCCGCGCCGGAATGGGCCGCGGTGCACGGGATCGAATACACAGCGGCGAAAGCCTTGCTGGAGACCAGCGACGTGATCAGCCTGCACCTGCCGCTGACTCCCGCGACCCATCATCTGATCGATGCCTCCGCGATCCGCTCGATGAAACCCGGCGCCTACCTGGTCAACACGAGCCGCGGCAAACTGGTCGATACAAGCGCCCTGATAGGGGCACTGAAATCGGGGCACCTCGGTGGCGCCGCGCTGGACGTTTATGAGGAAGAGGAGGGCATCTTCTTCGAGGATCATTCGGGCATGGTGTTGCAGGATGACGAGCTGGCCCGGCTCATCACGTTTCCCAGCGTCCTAATCACCGCCCATCAGGCATTCCTCACCAAGGAAGCGCTTGCGGAAATCGCCCGCGTCACGGTCGGGAACTGCGCCACTTTCCTGAAAGGCGAGTCCCTGCCCGCCGGATTCGCCCCGTGA
- the rpoC gene encoding DNA-directed RNA polymerase subunit beta' gives MSVDNNLREIFGVDERPEAFDQVSITVASPEIIRSWSKGEVKNPETINYRTFKPEKGGLFCERIFGPTRDWECACGKYKRIKHKGVVCDRCGVEVTLSRVRRERMGHIELAVPVSHIWFYKCMPSRIGLMLDMSARQLERVIYYEDYVVTDQGNTALEVGQLLTEVELREAEDTYGDGSFKAMMGAEAIMELLKQIDLAKLAVELEEELGTTKSKQNKKKLSKRLKITQGFAASKTRPEWMIQLVLPVIPPDLRPLVPLEGGRFATSDLNDLYRRVINRNNRLKNLLLLKTPEVIIRNEKRMLQEAVDALFDNGRHGRAVTGAGNRPLKSLSDMLKGKGGRFRQNLLGKRVDYSGRSVIVIGPDLKLGQCGLPKKMALTLFEPFIIRRLKELGYCHTVRSAKKMIDRKTTEVWDILAEVTKGHPILLNRAPTLHRLSIQAFEPKLIEGSAIRVHPLVCTAYNADFDGDQMAVHVPLSVEAQMECRQLMLAPNNIFSPASGRPITVPSQDIILGTYYLTWAGIRTQADREKQEHLPLFENSSEVEFAIASRKIDYHSWIRIRNQDYGKKTHYGESDLKIIETTPGRVRFNEIWPDEIGFYNKTVGKKQIGDIIWRCTQVSGKKKTVEVLDKLKSLGFMEAMRSGISIGIVDMLIPEEKPEVIANAYAEVEKVSKQYRNGVITNGERYQKVVDIWTQATDTIANALYRKIEHNEGKKKASPLFMMVDSGARGNKSQIKQLGGMRGLMAKPSGEIIERPIISNFREGLSVLEYFISTHGARKGLSDTALKTADSGYMTRKLVDVAQDVIVFQQDCGTANGISVEAIYDGDEEVASLSTRIYGRVSCEKVKDPISGKVIVKADDVISESQANELEKIGHEKLKIRSVLTCEADRGCCANCYGLNLATGLPVKIGEAVGIIAAQSIGEPGTQLTMRTFHVGGVASATFKQPTIKAKNSGRLVYKDLRVVQDSDGNWVALNKNGSVSIRDKGGLELESHNIIIGSVIKVKDGEDAKKNDIIVEWDPYNVPILTEKPGKVEFRDMILGITVAAEVDKETGKKGTMVTEHKEDLHPQVCITDPKTGEVIISYSIPVGAHLSVKEGEKVTGGTQLAKTPRKVARTKDITGGLPRVAELFEARKPKEACVISKIEGEVSFGNNVRGKKKVVVTDPVTGEGVDHLVPMGKHIIVTEGDKVKRGDQITEGPVSPEDLLEACGATELQEHLVNEVQSVYRVQGVEINDKHIEVIVRQMLRKVKITEPGDADQFLWGDQVERTTFKKVNAEIIANGGKPAEGEPVLLGITKASLETDSFISAASFQDTTRVLTEAATLGRIDYLTGFKENVIMGHLIPAGTGFHHHRDSEFEFTVEEPEPVVEEQEVLDDEEDVVSA, from the coding sequence ATGAGTGTCGATAACAACCTTCGCGAAATCTTTGGCGTGGACGAGCGTCCCGAAGCCTTTGACCAGGTCTCCATCACCGTTGCCTCCCCGGAAATCATCCGGTCGTGGTCCAAGGGTGAGGTGAAGAACCCGGAAACCATCAACTACCGCACCTTCAAGCCCGAAAAGGGCGGCCTCTTCTGCGAGCGCATCTTCGGGCCGACCCGTGACTGGGAGTGCGCCTGCGGAAAATACAAGCGGATCAAGCACAAGGGCGTCGTCTGCGACCGCTGCGGAGTCGAAGTGACCCTGAGCCGCGTCCGCCGCGAGCGCATGGGCCACATCGAGCTTGCCGTGCCGGTCTCACACATCTGGTTCTACAAGTGCATGCCTTCGCGCATCGGCCTGATGCTCGACATGAGCGCGCGCCAGCTTGAGCGCGTCATTTATTACGAGGACTACGTCGTCACCGACCAGGGCAACACAGCCCTCGAGGTCGGCCAGCTCCTCACCGAAGTGGAACTCCGCGAGGCGGAAGACACCTACGGCGACGGATCCTTCAAGGCGATGATGGGCGCTGAGGCCATCATGGAACTGCTCAAGCAGATCGACCTCGCGAAACTCGCCGTCGAGCTCGAGGAGGAACTCGGCACGACCAAGTCCAAGCAGAACAAGAAGAAGCTCTCCAAGCGACTCAAGATCACCCAGGGCTTCGCGGCTTCCAAGACGCGTCCCGAGTGGATGATCCAACTGGTCCTCCCCGTCATTCCGCCGGATCTTCGTCCTCTCGTCCCTCTCGAAGGAGGCCGTTTCGCCACCTCCGACCTGAACGACCTCTATCGCCGCGTCATCAACCGCAACAACCGCCTCAAGAACCTGCTTCTTCTCAAAACCCCGGAAGTCATCATCCGGAACGAGAAGCGCATGCTCCAGGAAGCCGTCGATGCGCTCTTCGACAACGGCCGCCACGGCCGTGCCGTCACCGGCGCAGGCAACCGCCCGCTCAAATCCCTCAGCGACATGCTCAAGGGCAAGGGCGGCCGTTTCCGCCAGAACCTTCTCGGAAAACGCGTCGATTACTCCGGCCGTTCCGTCATCGTCATCGGCCCCGACCTCAAGCTCGGCCAGTGCGGTCTTCCCAAGAAGATGGCGCTCACCCTGTTCGAACCGTTCATCATCCGCCGCCTGAAGGAACTTGGCTACTGCCACACCGTCCGCTCGGCCAAGAAGATGATCGACCGCAAGACCACCGAGGTCTGGGACATCCTCGCGGAAGTCACCAAGGGGCACCCGATCCTGCTGAACCGCGCACCGACGCTTCACCGCCTTTCGATCCAGGCCTTCGAGCCGAAGCTCATCGAGGGCTCCGCCATCCGCGTCCACCCGCTCGTATGCACCGCTTACAACGCGGACTTCGACGGAGACCAGATGGCTGTCCACGTCCCGCTTTCCGTGGAAGCGCAGATGGAGTGCCGCCAGCTGATGCTTGCGCCTAACAACATCTTCTCGCCCGCATCCGGCCGCCCGATCACGGTACCTTCCCAGGACATCATCCTTGGCACCTACTACCTCACCTGGGCCGGCATCCGCACCCAGGCGGACCGCGAAAAACAGGAGCACCTGCCGCTTTTCGAGAACTCTTCGGAAGTCGAGTTCGCCATCGCTTCGAGGAAAATCGACTACCATTCCTGGATCCGCATCCGCAACCAGGATTATGGCAAGAAGACCCACTACGGCGAGTCGGATCTCAAGATCATCGAGACCACCCCGGGCCGTGTCCGTTTCAACGAGATCTGGCCGGATGAGATCGGTTTCTACAATAAGACCGTCGGCAAGAAGCAGATCGGCGACATCATCTGGCGTTGCACCCAGGTGTCCGGCAAGAAGAAGACCGTGGAGGTTCTCGACAAGCTCAAGTCGCTCGGTTTCATGGAAGCCATGCGTTCCGGCATCTCCATCGGTATCGTCGACATGCTCATCCCCGAGGAAAAGCCGGAGGTCATCGCCAACGCCTACGCCGAGGTTGAGAAGGTCTCCAAGCAATACCGCAACGGTGTCATCACCAACGGCGAGCGCTACCAGAAGGTCGTTGACATCTGGACCCAGGCCACCGACACCATCGCCAACGCGCTCTACCGCAAGATCGAGCACAACGAAGGCAAAAAGAAGGCATCGCCGCTCTTCATGATGGTCGATTCCGGCGCGCGGGGCAACAAGTCCCAGATCAAGCAGCTCGGCGGCATGCGCGGCCTGATGGCCAAGCCCTCCGGCGAGATCATCGAACGCCCGATCATTTCCAACTTCCGCGAAGGCCTCTCGGTGCTGGAGTATTTCATCTCCACCCACGGCGCCCGCAAGGGTCTCTCCGACACCGCCCTGAAAACGGCGGACTCCGGATACATGACCCGCAAGCTCGTGGACGTCGCCCAGGATGTGATCGTTTTCCAACAGGACTGCGGCACCGCCAATGGCATCTCCGTCGAGGCGATCTACGACGGCGACGAGGAAGTCGCATCCCTCTCCACCCGCATCTACGGCCGCGTTTCCTGCGAGAAGGTCAAGGATCCGATCTCCGGCAAGGTGATCGTGAAAGCCGATGACGTCATTTCCGAGAGCCAGGCGAACGAGCTTGAGAAAATCGGCCACGAGAAGCTCAAGATCCGTTCCGTCCTCACCTGCGAGGCGGACCGCGGCTGCTGCGCGAATTGCTACGGCCTCAACCTCGCGACCGGCCTGCCGGTCAAGATCGGTGAGGCGGTCGGCATCATCGCCGCCCAGTCCATCGGTGAGCCGGGAACCCAGCTCACGATGCGTACCTTCCACGTCGGCGGTGTCGCCTCCGCGACATTCAAGCAGCCGACGATCAAGGCGAAGAACAGCGGACGCCTTGTTTATAAGGATCTCCGCGTCGTCCAGGACTCTGATGGGAATTGGGTCGCACTCAACAAGAACGGCTCCGTCTCCATCCGTGACAAGGGTGGCCTCGAGCTGGAAAGCCACAACATCATCATCGGTTCCGTCATCAAGGTGAAGGACGGCGAGGATGCCAAGAAGAACGACATCATCGTCGAATGGGATCCATACAACGTGCCGATTCTCACCGAGAAACCGGGTAAGGTTGAGTTTCGCGACATGATCCTCGGCATCACCGTTGCGGCGGAGGTGGACAAGGAAACCGGGAAGAAGGGAACCATGGTCACCGAGCACAAGGAAGACCTCCACCCGCAGGTTTGCATCACGGATCCGAAGACCGGCGAGGTCATCATCAGCTATTCCATCCCCGTCGGGGCCCACCTTTCCGTAAAGGAAGGCGAGAAGGTCACCGGGGGAACTCAGCTCGCCAAGACCCCGCGGAAAGTCGCGCGCACCAAGGACATCACCGGTGGTCTGCCACGGGTTGCCGAGCTTTTCGAAGCCCGCAAGCCCAAGGAAGCCTGTGTCATCTCCAAAATCGAGGGCGAGGTCTCCTTCGGGAACAACGTCCGCGGCAAGAAAAAGGTCGTAGTCACCGATCCGGTCACCGGCGAAGGCGTCGATCACCTCGTGCCGATGGGCAAGCACATCATCGTCACCGAAGGTGACAAGGTGAAGCGCGGCGACCAGATCACCGAAGGCCCCGTGTCTCCGGAGGATCTCCTCGAAGCCTGCGGCGCGACCGAACTCCAGGAACACCTTGTCAACGAAGTGCAGTCCGTTTACCGCGTCCAAGGCGTGGAAATCAACGACAAGCACATCGAGGTCATCGTGCGCCAGATGCTCCGCAAGGTGAAGATCACCGAGCCGGGCGATGCCGACCAGTTCCTCTGGGGCGACCAGGTCGAGCGCACCACCTTCAAGAAGGTCAACGCCGAGATCATCGCCAACGGCGGCAAGCCTGCCGAAGGCGAGCCTGTCCTCCTCGGTATCACCAAGGCATCCCTCGAGACCGATTCGTTCATCTCCGCCGCATCCTTCCAGGACACCACCCGTGTCCTCACGGAAGCCGCGACCCTCGGACGCATCGACTACCTCACCGGGTTCAAGGAAAACGTCATCATGGGTCACCTCATCCCCGCCGGAACCGGCTTCCATCACCACCGTGATTCGGAATTCGAGTTCACCGTCGAGGAACCGGAGCCAGTCGTCGAAGAGCAAGAAGTGCTCGATGACGAAGAAGACGTCGTCTCGGCGTAA
- a CDS encoding cation-transporting P-type ATPase: MKNPAETKWHALSPEEALGLLRSSHQTGLSNDEAARRAAESGPNQMTARKPVAAWFRFLQQFHQPLIYILLAAAAITAGLREWVDASVIFGVVLVNAVIGFVQEAKAGKAIEALTKMVHTDVFVKRDGMKVRLPSTELVPGDIVFLQSGDKVPADLRLLRQRNLRIEEAALTGESVPTQKQAHTLPADTVLADRANLAFTGTLVIFGQGEGVVYATGDLTQMGLIADMMKKADVLQTPLTRKIAAFSRILLFVILGLAALTFLVGLLRGESWVSMFLAAVALAVGAIPEGLPAAVTITLAIGVSRMAKRQAIIRKLPAVETLGSTTVICSDKTGTLTQNQMTVQEVFAGGILHHVTGSGYDPDGEVHFERRPVVVGENEALLETFGAGILCNDSRVIRADHGSHIAEGDPTEAALIVSARKAGISESEINRRLPRIETIPFESEYQYMATLHGATGGPKVIYIKGAVETLLERCSHSLGASGELDSLDAGSIVKMAEMMASRGLRVLAFARREMHHSHDGLEHGHVADGLTFLGLQGKLDPPRPEAIAAISKCHAAGISVKMITGDHALTAKAIATQIGLDSDVVALTGRELATLPDAGLADAAERAVVFARVGPEQKLRLVRALQSRGHIVAMTGDGVNDAPALRQADIGIAMGISGTDVSKEAADMILTDDNFASIEAAVEEGRGIFDNLTKFIVWTLPTNFGEGLVILAAVVLGVTLPILPVQILWINMTTAVLLGLMLVFEPKEAGTMSRPPRDPRSAILTGMLQARILIVSLIMLAGCFGLFFWETGRGSTLAEARTVAVNVFVMVELFYLYNCRSFTRSTFAIGLFTNPWLLGGSAVMMVFQLLFTYTPFMNKLFGSAPIGWDSWFPILGVAAVAHGAAGLHKMFSNHPAS, from the coding sequence ATGAAAAATCCCGCCGAGACGAAATGGCATGCCCTTTCACCCGAGGAGGCGCTCGGCCTCTTGCGCTCCTCCCACCAGACAGGGCTATCCAACGATGAGGCAGCCCGCCGTGCCGCGGAATCCGGGCCGAACCAGATGACGGCTCGGAAGCCGGTGGCCGCATGGTTCCGCTTCCTCCAGCAGTTCCACCAACCTCTCATCTACATCCTCCTGGCCGCGGCCGCGATCACCGCAGGCTTGCGGGAATGGGTCGACGCCTCCGTCATCTTCGGCGTCGTACTCGTGAACGCGGTCATCGGGTTCGTCCAGGAGGCGAAGGCCGGCAAGGCCATCGAGGCTCTCACGAAAATGGTACACACAGACGTTTTCGTGAAACGGGATGGGATGAAAGTCCGCCTCCCGTCCACCGAACTCGTGCCCGGTGACATCGTGTTCCTTCAATCCGGCGACAAGGTCCCTGCCGATCTGCGGCTGCTGAGGCAGCGCAACCTGCGCATCGAGGAAGCCGCGCTCACCGGAGAATCCGTTCCCACGCAAAAGCAGGCCCACACCCTTCCCGCGGACACTGTCCTCGCGGATCGGGCCAACCTCGCCTTCACTGGAACCCTCGTCATTTTCGGGCAGGGCGAGGGTGTCGTGTATGCCACGGGAGACCTCACCCAGATGGGCTTGATCGCCGACATGATGAAAAAGGCCGACGTCCTGCAAACCCCCCTCACCCGCAAGATCGCCGCTTTCAGCCGGATCCTTCTTTTCGTCATCCTCGGCCTCGCCGCGCTCACCTTCCTGGTCGGCCTGCTGCGCGGCGAGTCGTGGGTTTCCATGTTTCTCGCCGCCGTCGCCCTTGCCGTGGGAGCCATTCCGGAAGGGCTTCCCGCCGCGGTCACCATCACGCTGGCCATCGGGGTTTCGCGGATGGCGAAGCGGCAGGCGATCATCCGCAAGCTCCCCGCCGTGGAGACACTCGGCAGCACCACCGTCATCTGCTCGGACAAGACCGGCACCCTCACCCAGAACCAGATGACGGTCCAGGAAGTGTTCGCCGGAGGCATCCTCCACCACGTCACTGGCAGCGGCTACGACCCCGATGGCGAAGTCCACTTCGAACGCAGGCCTGTGGTCGTCGGGGAAAACGAGGCTCTCCTGGAAACCTTCGGCGCGGGGATACTTTGCAACGACTCGAGGGTCATCCGCGCGGACCACGGCAGCCATATCGCCGAGGGGGATCCCACCGAAGCCGCCCTGATCGTCTCCGCGCGGAAAGCGGGAATCTCGGAGAGCGAGATCAACCGCCGCCTCCCCCGCATCGAGACCATTCCCTTCGAGTCGGAGTACCAATACATGGCCACCCTCCACGGAGCCACCGGCGGGCCGAAGGTGATCTACATCAAGGGAGCCGTGGAAACCCTCCTCGAACGCTGCTCCCATTCTCTCGGGGCCTCCGGGGAGCTGGATTCCCTCGACGCCGGATCCATCGTCAAGATGGCGGAAATGATGGCCTCCCGCGGTCTCCGCGTATTGGCATTCGCACGGCGTGAAATGCACCATTCCCATGACGGGCTCGAGCACGGCCACGTCGCCGATGGCCTCACCTTCCTCGGGCTGCAGGGAAAACTCGATCCCCCGCGTCCTGAGGCCATCGCGGCCATCTCCAAATGCCATGCGGCCGGGATCTCCGTCAAAATGATCACCGGCGACCACGCCCTGACGGCGAAAGCCATCGCCACGCAAATCGGCCTGGATAGCGATGTCGTCGCGCTCACCGGGCGCGAGCTGGCAACGCTCCCCGACGCCGGGCTGGCGGATGCCGCCGAGAGGGCGGTGGTTTTCGCAAGGGTCGGCCCCGAGCAGAAGCTCCGCCTTGTCAGGGCGCTGCAATCCCGGGGACACATCGTCGCCATGACGGGAGACGGCGTCAACGACGCCCCCGCCCTCCGGCAGGCGGACATCGGCATCGCGATGGGGATCTCCGGAACCGACGTATCCAAGGAGGCCGCCGACATGATCCTGACGGATGACAACTTCGCCTCCATCGAGGCGGCGGTGGAGGAAGGCCGCGGCATCTTTGACAACCTGACGAAATTCATCGTCTGGACCCTGCCGACCAATTTCGGGGAAGGCCTGGTCATCCTCGCCGCCGTCGTCCTTGGCGTGACGCTGCCCATCCTGCCGGTCCAGATCCTTTGGATCAACATGACCACCGCCGTCCTTCTGGGGCTCATGCTCGTCTTCGAGCCCAAGGAGGCAGGGACAATGAGCCGCCCTCCGCGCGATCCCCGTTCCGCCATCCTGACGGGCATGCTCCAGGCCCGCATCCTCATCGTGTCCCTGATCATGCTGGCCGGCTGCTTCGGCCTGTTTTTCTGGGAAACAGGACGGGGCTCCACATTGGCGGAGGCGCGCACGGTGGCGGTCAACGTCTTCGTGATGGTTGAGCTGTTTTATCTCTACAACTGCCGCAGCTTCACCCGCTCCACCTTTGCGATCGGCCTTTTCACCAACCCCTGGCTGCTCGGCGGATCCGCCGTGATGATGGTCTTCCAGCTGCTTTTCACCTACACTCCATTCATGAACAAGCTCTTCGGTTCAGCTCCGATCGGCTGGGATTCCTGGTTTCCTATCCTGGGCGTTGCCGCTGTGGCCCACGGTGCGGCCGGCCTGCACAAGATGTTTTCCAACCACCCGGCGAGCTGA